One region of Streptomyces davaonensis JCM 4913 genomic DNA includes:
- a CDS encoding Pro-rich N-terminal domain-containing protein, which yields MQHAVGSPLPPHQPGHGPAVGWSPAAQHQGPHQGAAPVPPPPPGFTAPPPGSVPPAPHQVTPHHAPDTTGHVPLPPGGPVAMPTTPAAPDPATTTLAVLLIGPAGAGKTSVAKYWADHRRVPTAHISLDDVREWVRSGFADPQTGWNDHSEAQYRLARRTCGFAARNFLANGISCILDDAVFPDRPVVGLGGWKRHVGPGLLPVVLLPGLEIVLERNAERSGNRRLTDEEVARIHGRMAGWYGSGLPIIDNSQLDVPQTAQVLDDVLARSIASPPSW from the coding sequence ATGCAGCACGCAGTGGGTTCTCCGCTGCCGCCCCACCAGCCGGGGCACGGACCGGCCGTCGGCTGGTCCCCGGCCGCACAACACCAGGGCCCGCACCAGGGTGCCGCCCCGGTGCCCCCGCCGCCCCCGGGATTCACCGCACCGCCTCCGGGCTCCGTGCCACCCGCCCCCCACCAGGTCACGCCGCACCACGCCCCGGACACCACCGGCCATGTGCCGCTGCCGCCCGGCGGCCCGGTCGCCATGCCGACCACCCCGGCCGCGCCCGACCCGGCCACCACCACCCTCGCGGTGCTGCTCATCGGCCCGGCCGGCGCCGGAAAGACCAGCGTCGCCAAGTACTGGGCCGACCACCGCCGGGTGCCCACGGCCCACATCAGCCTCGACGACGTCCGCGAATGGGTCCGCTCCGGCTTCGCCGACCCCCAGACCGGCTGGAACGACCACTCCGAGGCGCAGTACCGCCTGGCCCGCCGCACCTGCGGCTTCGCCGCCCGCAACTTCCTCGCCAACGGCATCTCCTGCATCCTCGACGACGCCGTCTTCCCCGACCGCCCGGTAGTGGGCCTCGGCGGCTGGAAACGCCACGTAGGCCCCGGCCTCCTCCCGGTGGTCCTCCTCCCGGGCCTCGAAATCGTCCTGGAACGCAACGCGGAACGCTCGGGCAACCGCCGCCTCACCGACGAGGAGGTCGCCCGCATCCACGGCCGCATGGCGGGCTGGTACGGCTCGGGGCTGCCGATCATCGACAACTCCCAACTGGACGTCCCACAGACGGCACAGGTCCTGGACGACGTCCTGGCACGTTCCATAGCGAGTCCGCCGAGCTGGTAG
- a CDS encoding shikimate kinase, protein MSAAPVVVLVGPMGVGKSTVGQLLAERLGVGYRDTDDDIVAEQGRSIAEIFVDEGEAAFRAMEKQAVRRALAEHDGILALGGGAILDEDTRASLAGLRVVYLSMDVEEAVKRTGLNAARPLLAVNPRKQWRELMEARRHLYEQIATAVVATDGRTPEEVTQAALDALELKDA, encoded by the coding sequence ATGAGCGCTGCGCCGGTGGTCGTCCTGGTCGGCCCGATGGGAGTGGGCAAGTCCACCGTCGGGCAGCTGCTGGCCGAGCGGCTCGGGGTCGGCTACCGGGACACCGACGACGACATCGTCGCCGAGCAGGGCCGGTCGATCGCCGAGATCTTCGTCGACGAGGGCGAGGCCGCCTTCCGCGCGATGGAGAAGCAGGCGGTGCGCCGGGCCCTTGCCGAGCACGACGGCATCCTCGCCCTGGGCGGCGGCGCGATCCTCGACGAGGACACCCGTGCGTCCCTCGCCGGGCTCCGGGTCGTCTACCTCTCGATGGACGTCGAGGAGGCGGTCAAGCGCACCGGCCTGAACGCCGCCCGCCCGCTGCTCGCGGTCAACCCGCGCAAGCAGTGGCGCGAGCTGATGGAGGCCAGGCGGCACCTGTACGAGCAGATCGCCACGGCCGTGGTCGCCACCGATGGCCGTACGCCCGAAGAGGTAACCCAAGCCGCCCTGGACGCACTGGAGTTGAAGGACGCATGA
- the efp gene encoding elongation factor P has protein sequence MASTNDLKNGMVLKLEGGQLWSVVEFQHVKPGKGPAFVRTKLKNVLSGKVVDKTFNAGVKVETATVDKRDMQFSYMDGEYFVFMDMETYDQLMVDRKAVGDAANFLIEGFTATVAQHEGEVLFVELPAAVELVIQETEPGVQGDRSTGGTKPATLETGHQIQVPLFITTGEKIKVDTRTSDYLGRVNS, from the coding sequence GTGGCTTCCACGAACGACCTCAAGAACGGCATGGTGCTCAAGCTCGAAGGCGGCCAGCTCTGGTCCGTCGTCGAGTTCCAGCACGTCAAGCCCGGCAAGGGCCCGGCCTTCGTGCGCACCAAGCTCAAGAACGTGCTGTCCGGGAAGGTCGTCGACAAGACCTTCAACGCCGGCGTGAAGGTCGAGACGGCCACCGTCGACAAGCGCGACATGCAGTTCTCCTACATGGACGGCGAGTACTTCGTCTTCATGGACATGGAGACCTACGACCAGCTCATGGTCGACCGCAAGGCCGTCGGCGACGCCGCCAACTTCCTGATCGAGGGCTTCACCGCCACCGTCGCGCAGCACGAGGGCGAGGTGCTCTTCGTCGAGCTGCCGGCCGCCGTCGAGCTCGTCATCCAGGAGACCGAGCCGGGCGTCCAGGGCGACCGCTCCACCGGTGGCACCAAGCCCGCCACGCTGGAGACCGGCCACCAGATCCAGGTCCCGCTCTTCATCACCACCGGCGAGAAGATCAAGGTCGACA
- the aroB gene encoding 3-dehydroquinate synthase yields the protein MSEAVTRIQVGGTAGSEPYEVLVGRQLLGELGGLIGDKAKRVAVIHPEALADTGDALRADLAGQGYEAVAIQVPNAEEAKTAEVAAYCWKALGQSGFTRTDVVVGVGGGATTDLAGFVAATWLRGVRWIAIPTTVLAMVDAAVGGKTGINTAEGKNLVGAFHPPAGVLCDLAALDSLAVNDYVSGLAEVIKAGFIADPAILDLIESDPEAARTPQGPHTAELIERSIRVKAEVVSSDLKEAGLREILNYGHTLGHAIEKNERYKWRHGAAVAVGMHFAAELGRLAGRLDDATADRHRTILEAVGLPLHYRYDQWPKLLETMKVDKKSRGDLLRFIVLDGLAKPTVMEGPDPAVLLAAYGEVGQ from the coding sequence ATGAGTGAGGCAGTGACGAGGATCCAGGTCGGCGGCACGGCGGGCAGTGAGCCGTACGAGGTCCTGGTGGGCCGTCAGCTCCTGGGCGAACTGGGCGGGTTGATCGGCGACAAGGCCAAGCGCGTCGCCGTGATCCACCCCGAGGCGCTCGCGGACACCGGCGACGCGCTGCGCGCCGACCTCGCCGGGCAGGGCTACGAGGCCGTCGCCATCCAGGTACCGAACGCGGAGGAGGCCAAGACCGCCGAGGTCGCCGCCTACTGCTGGAAGGCGCTCGGCCAGTCCGGCTTCACCCGCACCGACGTCGTGGTCGGCGTCGGCGGCGGAGCCACCACCGACCTCGCCGGTTTCGTGGCGGCCACCTGGCTGCGCGGGGTGCGCTGGATCGCGATCCCCACCACGGTCCTCGCCATGGTGGACGCGGCCGTCGGCGGCAAGACCGGCATCAACACCGCCGAGGGCAAGAACCTCGTCGGCGCCTTCCACCCGCCCGCCGGCGTCCTGTGCGACCTGGCCGCGCTGGACTCCCTGGCGGTCAACGACTACGTCTCCGGGCTCGCCGAGGTCATCAAGGCCGGCTTCATCGCCGACCCGGCGATCCTCGACCTCATCGAGTCCGACCCCGAGGCCGCCCGCACGCCGCAAGGCCCGCACACCGCCGAGCTGATCGAGCGCTCCATCCGCGTCAAGGCCGAGGTCGTCTCCTCGGACCTGAAGGAGGCGGGCCTGCGCGAGATCCTCAACTACGGCCACACCCTCGGCCACGCCATCGAGAAGAACGAGCGCTACAAGTGGCGCCACGGCGCCGCGGTGGCCGTCGGCATGCACTTCGCCGCCGAACTGGGGCGCCTGGCCGGACGGCTGGACGACGCGACGGCCGACCGGCACCGCACGATCCTCGAAGCCGTCGGTCTTCCGCTGCACTACCGCTACGACCAGTGGCCCAAGCTGCTGGAGACCATGAAGGTCGACAAGAAGTCCCGCGGCGATCTGCTCCGCTTCATCGTCCTGGACGGTCTGGCCAAGCCGACCGTCATGGAGGGACCGGATCCGGCGGTGCTGCTGGCCGCGTACGGAGAAGTGGGCCAGTAA
- the aroC gene encoding chorismate synthase yields MSRLRWLTAGESHGPALVATLEGLPAGVPITTEMVADHLARRRLGYGRGARMKFERDEVTFLGGVRHGLTLGSPVAIMVGNTEWPKWEQVMSADPIDPEILAGLARNAPLTRPRPGHADLAGMQKYGFDEARPILERASARETAARVALGAVARSYIKETAGIEIVSHVVELCSVKAPQGVYPTPADVDKLDADPLRCLDADTSKAMVAEVDQAHKDGDTLGGVVEILAYGVPVGLGSHVHWDRKLDARLAGALMGIQAIKGVELGDGFELARVPGSKAHDEIVNTPEGIKRVSGRSGGTEGGLTTGELLRVRAAMKPIATVPRALQTVDVTTGEAAQAHHQRSDVSAVPAAGIVAEAMVALVLADAVAEKFGGDSVPETRRNVQSYLDNLAIR; encoded by the coding sequence TTGAGCAGGTTGCGCTGGCTGACCGCGGGGGAGTCCCACGGCCCCGCACTCGTGGCGACGCTGGAGGGCCTCCCGGCCGGCGTGCCGATCACCACGGAGATGGTGGCGGACCACCTGGCCCGGCGCCGGCTCGGCTATGGCCGCGGTGCGCGGATGAAGTTCGAGCGCGACGAGGTCACCTTCCTCGGCGGCGTCCGGCACGGCCTCACCCTCGGCTCCCCGGTGGCCATCATGGTCGGGAACACCGAGTGGCCGAAGTGGGAGCAGGTCATGTCGGCCGACCCCATCGACCCGGAGATCCTCGCCGGACTCGCCCGCAACGCCCCGCTGACCCGGCCGCGCCCCGGCCACGCGGATCTCGCGGGCATGCAGAAGTACGGCTTCGACGAGGCCCGGCCGATCCTGGAGCGCGCCTCGGCGCGTGAGACGGCGGCCCGCGTCGCGCTCGGCGCGGTGGCGCGGTCGTACATCAAGGAGACGGCCGGCATCGAGATCGTCAGCCATGTCGTCGAGCTCTGCTCCGTCAAGGCCCCGCAGGGCGTCTACCCGACCCCTGCCGACGTCGACAAGCTCGACGCCGACCCGCTGCGCTGCCTCGACGCCGACACCTCGAAGGCGATGGTCGCGGAGGTCGACCAGGCCCACAAGGACGGCGACACCCTCGGCGGCGTGGTGGAGATCCTGGCCTACGGCGTGCCCGTGGGCCTCGGCTCGCACGTGCACTGGGACCGGAAGCTGGACGCCCGGCTCGCCGGAGCCCTCATGGGCATCCAGGCGATCAAGGGCGTCGAGCTCGGCGACGGCTTCGAGCTGGCGCGGGTGCCCGGCTCCAAGGCGCACGACGAGATCGTCAACACGCCCGAGGGCATCAAGCGGGTCTCCGGCCGCTCCGGCGGTACCGAGGGCGGTCTGACCACCGGTGAGCTGCTGCGGGTCCGCGCCGCGATGAAGCCGATCGCGACCGTGCCGCGCGCTCTCCAGACCGTGGACGTCACCACCGGCGAGGCCGCACAGGCCCACCACCAGCGCTCCGACGTCTCCGCGGTCCCGGCCGCAGGCATCGTCGCCGAGGCCATGGTGGCCCTCGTCCTCGCGGACGCGGTGGCGGAGAAGTTCGGCGGCGACAGCGTCCCCGAGACCCGCCGCAACGTGCAGTCGTACCTCGACAACCTGGCCATCCGATGA
- a CDS encoding aminopeptidase P family protein codes for MSEVYATRRARLKDRCQAGGSHSALITRPANVRYLAGAAPKDAVLLIGRTEDVLVCTGPPDDRPAEGRPDEALRVHNLPRAEGDAAVAAADLAGGQRAESLAVEEHHLTVARYRAIGSVAPRLRLTELGGAVEQLRVVKDEEEISCLRIGAEIADQALGELLESILVGRTERHLALELERRLVDHGADGPAFPTSVATGPNSGRRAHRPTDRRVEEGDFLSVCLGATYRGYRCEIGRTFVIGTSPADWQIELYDLVFAAQRAGRESLAPGAAYRDVDRAARQVLDSAGHAEGLLPLTGHGVGLEIDEDPQLAPAAMGKLDACVPVTVEPGVHLPGRGGVRIDDTLVVRPEADGGPELLTITTKELLAL; via the coding sequence ATGTCAGAGGTGTACGCCACCCGAAGAGCAAGGCTCAAGGACCGCTGCCAAGCCGGCGGCAGCCACTCCGCTCTGATCACGCGCCCCGCCAACGTCCGCTACCTGGCAGGCGCGGCCCCCAAGGACGCCGTCCTGCTGATCGGCCGAACCGAGGACGTCCTGGTGTGCACCGGCCCGCCCGACGACCGCCCCGCCGAGGGCCGCCCGGACGAGGCACTGCGCGTGCACAACCTCCCCCGCGCCGAAGGCGACGCAGCGGTGGCCGCCGCCGACCTCGCCGGAGGACAGCGCGCCGAATCCCTGGCCGTGGAGGAACATCACCTCACCGTCGCCCGGTACCGGGCCATCGGCTCCGTCGCGCCCCGGCTGCGCCTCACAGAGCTGGGCGGGGCCGTCGAGCAGCTGAGGGTGGTGAAGGACGAGGAGGAGATCTCCTGCCTGCGCATCGGCGCCGAGATCGCCGACCAGGCCCTGGGCGAACTCCTGGAGTCCATCCTCGTCGGCCGCACCGAACGGCATCTCGCGCTGGAGCTCGAGCGCCGGCTGGTCGACCACGGCGCCGACGGACCCGCCTTCCCGACCTCCGTCGCCACCGGACCGAACTCCGGACGGCGCGCCCACCGGCCCACCGACCGGCGGGTGGAGGAGGGCGACTTCCTCTCCGTCTGCCTGGGCGCCACCTACCGTGGCTACCGCTGCGAGATCGGCCGTACCTTCGTCATCGGCACCTCGCCCGCGGACTGGCAGATCGAGCTGTACGACCTCGTCTTCGCCGCTCAGCGCGCCGGCCGGGAGTCCCTCGCACCCGGCGCCGCCTACCGCGACGTGGACCGCGCGGCACGCCAGGTGCTGGACTCCGCCGGCCATGCGGAGGGCCTGCTACCGCTCACCGGTCATGGCGTCGGACTCGAAATCGACGAGGACCCGCAGTTGGCCCCCGCGGCCATGGGTAAACTGGACGCTTGCGTGCCGGTCACCGTCGAACCGGGGGTCCACCTCCCGGGCCGGGGCGGCGTCCGGATCGATGACACGCTCGTCGTCCGCCCCGAGGCGGACGGCGGACCCGAGCTACTCACCATCACGACCAAGGAGCTGCTCGCCCTTTAA